The genomic DNA TATTGAGAAGCTAAATCAGCAAAAAGCGGAACGAAAGCAGCGCAGGCTCTTGCAAGCTGAATCTTTGCCTGTTGATGAGACTTATTTCCGCATGGTTTCACCCATGCAAGAGGTGCTTCAACCTTCTGTAGTTCCGGGCCGTATCAACTGCAATTGTTTGGACGTAGGTGACCTGATTGCTGAAATTCAAGTTCATATCAGGCGGGTCAATTGGACTTCAGTTCAAGTTGATCGGTTCGTTGCATCTCGATTTCCCGGCAAGACTAGGGAACGCCTCACTGATGATGAGTTAGTAGCTTTACTGGATTTGTTGCGATCGCTTTAGAGAAAATTGTCAGCTACGCAATGCGTCAATGAGAGAATGAGGGTCTCAATCTCTAAAAGTATCTGAGATTATGCTGTAGTATGGAATGTTTCGGTACCAGAACCAGATAGTCCAAAATTAGGCCAATGTGATGTAGTACGTTATCCAGCTTTGGCGACTTCCTCAACAAAATTGCCATTATTCGGCAGATACTAGCAACAGAGGTAACAGCTTGTAGATTTAATATGCGTCCAGCAAAATTTAAACCCTTGGGCGATGAGGCATTAGCCCCTAATCCGCTATGTATTAGGGTATCTAAAGAGATTGATGAAGCTGTGAGAGCGCTTCCTGATACTTCAGCATGGTTACGCAGAGTTATCACTGAAGCGGCCCAACAAGAACTCATACAGAAGAAATAATTAAGCCTTTACTATTTTTTGGCGCTAAAGCGCTGAGATTCCTGGTATACAGGGCACTCTAAAGACGTAGAGTGTTCTAGAAGCCCATGATTGTATCTCAGCAAGAAATGACTACAGCTGAACTGCCAAAATACAAGATGACCATATCTCGCCTAACAGTTGATAAGTTAGGCGTCAAGTTGTATGACAAAGTTTCTGCTGTAATCGCTGAGCTAGTCTCTAATAGCTACGATGCTGATGCAACTAAAGTTGTGATAAAAGCCCCTATGGGTGAAATGCTTGCCACCAAAGCTGGGGGCGTAGTTGTAGATAAGGGCCACACCATAGAGGTTTCAGATGATGGCATCGGCATGACTCCCCAAGAGATTAATGATTTTTATCTGCGGATTGGAGCAGAGCGACGAAACGATCCTGGGCGTGGAGATCTTTCCAGAAAATTTAGACGTAAAGTGATGGGGCGCAAAGGTGTTGGAAAACTCGCACCTTTTGGGATCTGTGAAAGGATTGAAGTTCTTAGTTCTGGAGGCGAGTTAATTGCAGGAAAAGACGAGCAGGGTAATGATGCAGAAGGCTATTTAACTGCTCATTTAATCCTTGATCGCAGCCATATCCTAACAGACAGTGATTCTGACTATGAACCCGAAATTGGTATTTGGAATGGGGTTGTTCGCACCCAGACTGGAACTACATTAAAACTTACTAAATTCGCCAAACGACAAGTTCCAGCTATTGATGTTCTAAGCCGTCAGTTAGCTCAGCGCTTTGGTATATCGTCTTCTGATTGGAAAACTACCCTGCAAGACTCGGTAAAAACTGATACAGATCCTGAGTATTGCAGAGAAGTTGGTGCTTTTGATCTAGTCAAAATGGAGAGTACAGAGCTGCGCTTTCAGGCTGATGGAAGTGTAGTTAATGCAGATGGCACTATTCTGCCAGACATGAGGGCAGGCTTTGATTTTGAAGGGAAGTTCTATTCAGTGACTGGCTGGGCAGCTTATTCGCAGGAGCCATATAAAGATGATTTGATGGCTGGAATTCGCATTTACTGTCGTAGAAAAATTGCTGCTCAAACTGCGGTCTTTAATCGAGGAGCAAGTTTCTCAGGTGAATATAGTATTCGCTCCTATTTGATTGGGGAGTTGCATGCTGACTGGTTAGACGAACAAGAAGAAGATCTTATTCAAACTGACCGTCGAGATATTCTATGGTCACATGAACTTGGGCAAGCTTTTGAAGCATGGGGCCTACAGCTGTTACGTAAAATTGGCAATATTTCTCGTAACCCAGTCAAGAAAAAAACCTGGGAAGTCTTTAAAAGTGTTTCAAACATTGAAGACAAAATCAATCAAGCATTTCCTTCAGATAGCCAAAAGCTAATTCGTGAAGAGGCGTTGAAATTTGCTAAAACTGTTGGTCAATCAATGCGTGAGGACCAAGCCAGCGATTTAGAGCGAACTGAAGAGGTTGTTCAGCTCAGCCTAACATTTGCACCGCATGTCCTGCTTGATGAGAAGTTGCGTGAGGCAGCTGATTCAAAAGATTCACCTCTTGCTGTCATTACTGAAATCCTAAAAACAGCCCGTATTGCTGAACTATCTTCATTTGGCCAGATAGCAGAGAAGCGTGTAAGGG from Trichocoleus desertorum ATA4-8-CV12 includes the following:
- a CDS encoding ATP-binding protein translates to MIVSQQEMTTAELPKYKMTISRLTVDKLGVKLYDKVSAVIAELVSNSYDADATKVVIKAPMGEMLATKAGGVVVDKGHTIEVSDDGIGMTPQEINDFYLRIGAERRNDPGRGDLSRKFRRKVMGRKGVGKLAPFGICERIEVLSSGGELIAGKDEQGNDAEGYLTAHLILDRSHILTDSDSDYEPEIGIWNGVVRTQTGTTLKLTKFAKRQVPAIDVLSRQLAQRFGISSSDWKTTLQDSVKTDTDPEYCREVGAFDLVKMESTELRFQADGSVVNADGTILPDMRAGFDFEGKFYSVTGWAAYSQEPYKDDLMAGIRIYCRRKIAAQTAVFNRGASFSGEYSIRSYLIGELHADWLDEQEEDLIQTDRRDILWSHELGQAFEAWGLQLLRKIGNISRNPVKKKTWEVFKSVSNIEDKINQAFPSDSQKLIREEALKFAKTVGQSMREDQASDLERTEEVVQLSLTFAPHVLLDEKLREAADSKDSPLAVITEILKTARIAELSSFGQIAEKRVRVIGTVESLKDEARTLESAFQELIEQAPWLIDPQWSPITANQSFSTLKSEFQKYYKEHTGDDLQLEDFSDPTKRPDFVLSNQDMVIQIIEIKKPKHSFSNDEMVRLDRYIEQMSNFLKAESHSDFTKVFNGFHVTLVCDYENLTSIAKSAYNGHKNSGTLTHISWTAFLHRTRKMHEEFLAEAQRQRVNAAKFLPS